From Slackia heliotrinireducens DSM 20476:
ACGGAGTCGGCCATGCCGAACACGTGGCATGCCGTGACGCCTTCCACCTGGCAGATGCAACGTTCCACCTCGGCGGGGTAGACGTTTTCGCCGCCGGAGATGAACAGGTCGTCGAGCCGTTCGGCCACGTAGAGCCTGCCGTCTTCGATGCGGGCGCGGTCACCCGTGAGGAAAAATCCCTGCTCAGATGCGGGAAGTTTCGCATTTAAGTAGGCGCTTACGATGGAAGGCCCGCGCAGGGCAAGTTGGCCTATGCCATGCTCGTCGGGGTTGAGGATCGCGGCCTCCACGTGGGGCATGAGGTCCAGGCCGCCGTCGAAGGTGTCGTCCACCAGATGGTGGGCGACTTGGCTGGATGTTTCTGTCATGCCGTAGCTGGCGAACACTCTCGCGTGCGCCCGCTTGGCGGCTTCGATGGTTGCGGGGTTGATGGCTGCGCCGCCCAGCAGCAGGCAGCGGTACTGCGCAAGGGCGCCTTCGCCTGCGCGGGCATCTTCGTCGATCAGGTCCCGCAGGGTCTTGTCCACCACCGACAGGTGGGTGGCGCCAAAGCGTTTCGCGTCGGCCAGCATGCGGGCCGCGTCGAAATGCTCGTACAGCACGACGGGGCAGTGGGAGAGAAATCCCCTGATGACAGCCTGCAAACCTCCGATGTGGCACAAGGGGAGGGCGGCCTGCCAGGAGCCTTGCGAGGTGCAGCCCAAAGGTGCGAGCGAAGCCTGGGCCGAGGCCATGATATTTTCCCAGGTGAGAACTGCGGCTTTGGGAATTCCCGTAGTGCCCGAGGTGAACATGATGACGGCAGATTGCGAGTGGGCGAGGTCTTCGACTAGGGCGTACGGGGCGGGCGCGAGGGCGTCAGGCGCACCGCCGTCGATTGGGCCAGGCTTTTCGGCTGCGTTGGACTGAGTGGCATCGTTGCTCGATGCGGGCTCGTCGTCGGCAGGAAGAGCGCCTCCGGTCCCTTCGCCATCTCCCGCAAGCCAGCGCGCATCCACCGTTGCCGCCACCGCCAGCTTCCCCTCCAGCTGAGCCAGTCGATGCTCCTTTTCCGC
This genomic window contains:
- a CDS encoding AMP-binding protein, whose product is MPDGSGEINESTERTVLTFVDAAGGEVAYTERRAQAAVARAFRRLRPLLTQDGIAVAVDLPNCPKVIWVLLACAQMERPVVMLNHRLTPAEKEHRLAQLEGKLAVAATVDARWLAGDGEGTGGALPADDEPASSNDATQSNAAEKPGPIDGGAPDALAPAPYALVEDLAHSQSAVIMFTSGTTGIPKAAVLTWENIMASAQASLAPLGCTSQGSWQAALPLCHIGGLQAVIRGFLSHCPVVLYEHFDAARMLADAKRFGATHLSVVDKTLRDLIDEDARAGEGALAQYRCLLLGGAAINPATIEAAKRAHARVFASYGMTETSSQVAHHLVDDTFDGGLDLMPHVEAAILNPDEHGIGQLALRGPSIVSAYLNAKLPASEQGFFLTGDRARIEDGRLYVAERLDDLFISGGENVYPAEVERCICQVEGVTACHVFGMADSVWGRRPAAVVASPMEPSLIQQRVQVHVREHLARISRPDTIVVVRQLPQTGIGKVDRKAARTLVERSLAEKPADDRS